The genomic region CGCGCCCGCCGGCGGCCGCGGGCTGATCGTCCGCAATCTCGACATTTCCGAGGTGCTCGAGCTCTACGCCATGCGTGAGATCATGGAAGGCGCAGCCGCGCACCTCGCCGCCGAACACGCCTCACCACCGGAGATCGCCGCGCTCCGCGATATCGAGCAGGCCTTTGTCGAGGCATCCGCGACCGACGCAGCCGAAATGGCGCGGCTCAACCGCGCCTTCCACGAGACCATCTGCCGCGCGGCGCGCAACCGCTATCTCGACAACGCCTCGCGGGAATTGCAGGACTGGATCGCCCTGCTCGGCCCAACCACTTTCACGGTCACAGGTCGGCCCAAGACGAGCCACGGCGAGCACCAGGCGATCATTGCCGCCATCGCCGCCCGCGACGGCGACAAGGCCGAGAAGTTGGCGCGCGCACATATTCGCGAGGCGCTGCGCTGCCGGCTGAAACTGTTGCAGAAGCAATAGAGCATGATCCGGAAAAGTGTGTATCGGTTTTCCGAAAGGATCATGCTCAAACAAAAGACCTGAAGCGCGATGGCGATGCATCCCAATCGCATCGCGCTTTAGGCCGGTCGCCGACGCGATCACGCCTCGAACATACGCGTCAGCAGCCAATATCCGCCGAGAAGACCGATCCCGCGGGACATGGCGTACACCAGCCGTGCCGCCCGCGCCGGCTCCTCCCGGCCGACCGCGGACAGCCTGTCCAACGCGCCGAGCGCCGGCAACATCAGCGCGACGATCGCGATCTGCCCGATCTCGACGCCGACATTGAAGGCGGCCAGCGCCGGAACGATCGCATCAGATGGCAGGCCGATCTCGCGAAGCGCGCCGGCGAAGCCGAAGCCGTGGATCAAGCCGAACAGAAAAGCCACACGCCAGCGCCGGTCGACATCGCGCGAAAAGAAGTTCTCGACGGCGACGAAGACGATCGAAGCCGCAATCGCGGGCTCCACGATGCGGCTCGGGATGACCAGGACGTTCAACGCCGCCAGCGACAACGTCAAGGAATGGGCGATGGTGAAGGCGGTGACGATCTTGATGACCGGAACGAGCCTGCGTGCCCACAGGACGATTGCAACCAGAAATGCAATGTGATCGTAACCGAGGAAGATGTGCTCGATCCCCGCCACGAGATAGCGCTGCGCGGTCGAGAACAGCGACGGCGGCGCCGTGGAGAGCGTCACCGTCGTCGTGGCGGCGTCGAGCAAGGCCTGCGCCTCGGACCTGCCCTGCGCGATCAGTACCACCTGGCGCGCGGTCTTGTCCTGCTCGGTCAGAACGGTGGAACGATAGACGATGTCGCCGGGCGCGTTCGCGCAAGCGATACTGGTGCGATAAATGACGCCGTCACCATCGGGCAGGACCGCGGCATCGCGCCGCGGACAAGCCGTGCCGCCGCCCGTCACAACCAAGTGCCTGTCGAGATATTCGAGGATCCTGGCCCTGGCCGCTTCAACCGCAGCGGGATCGACCGCGTCCTGGCGCGCATCATAAATCCGCGAACCGATCAGGCGATCGAGATCGCTGCCCTTCAGTCCCAGTTCGACGCTCACCGTGCGATCGCCGGCCAGCGCCACGCGCGCCGTCACGAGGTTGATCTGATGCGCCTCAGCCGGCAGGCAGAGCAGGACCTGAAGCCACAGGAACAGTGGCCACCTCATGATCCCGCCCCATCGCCTTCAAGCCAGCACATCCGCCACGGCCGCCTTCAGAACATTCCGCACATCGGTGGGCTTGAGCCTCACCTGCAAGCCGCGCTGGCCGCCATTGAGATAGACCAGGTCATGCGTGAGCGCGCTCTGCTCGATCACGGTGCCGACCTGCTTGCGCTGCCCGAACGGGCTGATGCCGCCGACCTTGTAGCCGGTGACGCGCTCGGCCTCGGGCGGCTTCATCATCTGCGCCGACTTGCCGCTCGCCGCCGCCGCCAGCTTCTTCATGGAGACCTCCTGGTCGGACGGCACGACCACGCAGACCGGCTTGCCGTCGACCAGCGCCATCAGCGTCTTCAGGACGCGCGCCGGGTCCTCGCCGAGCGCGGCAGCCGCCTGGAGCCCGATGCTCTCGGCGTCGGGGTCATAGTCGTAGGTGTGAACGGTGAAGGCGACACCGGCGGCCGTCAGTGCGCGCGTGGCGGGGGTGACTTTGGACATGAACGGTATTTAGCACCGTCATTGCGAGGAGCGAAGCGGTGTGGGAAAGCTGGCACCACGCATTCACTGCCATCGCCCGGCTTGACCGGGCGCCCAGGACTCCGAGACTTTGCGATTGAATCGACGGCCGCGGCGTACTCGATGCCCCGGTCCCGGCTCCGCCAGGCTACGCCGGGGCCACAAGGGTGCTCGGCCGCCGAAGCCTTAGCGAAGGCGGCAAGCCGGGGCATGACAGCGGTTTCTGCGGCAAGTCTCGTGCGCGAGGCCGACAGCGGAGTTTGAGGGCGCCATGCCGCCGAACTCCGCCGAGAACTTCCCCTACTCCGCCGCGTCCCGCATCTCGGCGCGCTCGGCCCGCGCTGCGCAGAACTTGAATTCCGGGATCTTGCCGAACGGGTCCAGCGCCGGATTGGTGAGCAGGTTCGCAGCCGCTTCCGCGTAGCAGAACGGCATGAACACCATGTTCTCGGGCACGTCGCGGTCGGAGCGAACCTTGACCTCGACGGCGCCGCGGCGGGTCTCCAGGCGGATGAAATCGCCAGGCACCAGCTTCTTCTTGCGCATGTCCTTTGGCGACATGAACGCGACCGCCTCCGGCTCGATCTGGTCGAGCACCTGGGCGCGGCGGGTCATCGAGCCGGTGTGCCAGTGCTCCAGCACGCGGCCGGTCGACAGCACCATCGGATATTCGTCGTCGGGAATCTCGTCCGGCGGGATGACCTTGGCCGGCACGATCTTGCCGCGGCCGCTCGCGGTCGGGAAGCCCGTGGTGAAGATGATCTCGTTGCCGGGCTTGTCAGGAGCGTCGGCCGGATAGGTCACCGCGCCTTCGCGCACCAGCCGCTCCCAGCTGATGTTCTTCAGCGACGGCATCAGCTCCGCCATCTCGGTGTAGACGTCGCCGGGCCCGGAATAATTCCAGGGCAGGCCCATGCGCTTGCCGATCTCCTCGATGATCCAGAGATCCTGCCGCGCATCGCCCGGCGGCTTGATCACCTGGCGCGCGAGCTGCACGCGGCGGTCGGTGTTGGTGAAGGAGCCGTCCTTCTCGGCGAAGGCCGAGGCCGGCAGGATCACGTCGGCATGGAAGGCGGTCTCGGTGACGAAGAGATCCTGCACCACGAGATGATCGAGCATGGCGAGCGCTTCGCGGGCATGCTGCAGATCGGGATCGGACATCGCGGGATTCTCGCCCTCGATATACATGCCCGTGATCTCGCCGGCGTGGATCGCGTTCATGATCTCGACCACGGTCAGGCCGCGGACGGGATCGAGATCCTGCTGCCAGAGCTTTTCGAAGGCGCCGCGCAAGTCGTCGCGGCCGACCGGCTGATAGTCCGGCAGGAACATCGGGATCAGGCCGGCGTCGGACGCGCCTTGCACGTTGTTCTGGCCGCGCAGCGGATGCAGGCCGGTGCCGGGGCGGCCGACCTGTCCGGTGATCAGCGCCAGCGCAATCAGGCAGCGCGCATTGTCGGTGCCGTGGACGTGCTGGCTGATGCCCATGCCCCAGAAGATGATCGAGGATTTTGCCCGCGCATAGGTGCGCGCGACCTCGCGCAGCGTCTGCGCCGGGATGCCGCAGATCGGCTCCATCTTCTCCGGCGTGAATTCCTTGATCTTCTCCTTGAGGTCCTCAAAACCTTCGGTGTAGCCGGCGATGTACTGATCGTCGGTGAGCCCCTCGGTGATGATCGTGTTGATCATCGCGTTGAGCATCGCGACGTCGGAGCCGGGCTTGAACTGCAGATGCCTGGTCGCATGGCGCGACAGCGCCTGCCGGCGCGGATCCATCACGAACAGTTTTGCGCCGTTCTGCTTGACCGCGTTCTTGATGAAGGTCGCGGCGACCGGGTGGTTCACGGTCGGGTTGGCGCCGATCACGACGATCACCTCGGCATCCATCGCGGCGGAGAACGGTGCCGACACCGCGCCGGAGCTCAGGCCTTCGAACAGCGCTGCCACCGACGAGGCGTGGCACAGGCGGGTGCAATGGTCGACGTTGTTCGAGCCGAAACCGGTGCGCACCAGCTTCTGGAACAGATAGGCCTCTTCGTTCGAGCCCTTGGCCGAGCCGAAGCCGGCCAGCGCCTTCACGCCCTTCTCGTCGCGGATCTTGACGAGGCCCTGGGCGGCAATGTCGAGCGCTTCCTCCCAGCTCGCCTCGCGAAAATGGGTGAAGGGATTGGCCGGATCGACTTGGTCGTTGGCATCCTTCTTCGCGTTCGGCAGCCGCACCAGCGGTTTTGTCAGGCGATGCGGATGGTGGATGTAGTCGAAGCCGAAGCGGCCCTTGACGCAGAGGCGATTGTGGTTGGCGGGACCGTCACGGCCTTCCGCATAGATCACCTTCTCGTCCTTGACCTCGTAGGTGACCTGGCAGCCGACGCCGCAGAACGGACAGAGCGAGTCCACCTTCCTGTCGGCGTACGTGACGCGCGTTTGCTTGTCGTCGAGCATCACGGCCGGCATCAAGGCGCCGGTCGGGCAGGCCTGCACGCATTCGCCGCAGGCAACGCAGGTGGACTCGCCCATGGGGTCGTCGAAGTCGAACACGATCTTGGCGCCGGCATTGCGATAGGCCATGCCGATGACGTCGTTGACCTGGACCTCGCGGCAGGCGCGCACGCACAGGCCGCACTGGATGCAGGCATCGAGATTGACGCGCATCGCCGGATGGCTGGCATCGGTCGCCCAGCGCTCGGCGGCGGGAAAGCGGCTCTCGGTGACGCCTGTGGTCTCGGCCCAATGCCAGAACTTCGAATCCGGATCGTGCGAGGTCTCGCGCGCCGGCTGGTCGGCGACGAGCAGCTCCATCACCATCTTCTGCGCAGCAGTCGCACGGGCGCTCTCGGTCTTCACCTTCATGCCGACCGACGGCGTGCGCTTGCAGGACGCGGCCAGCACACGCTCGCCCTCGATCTCGACCATGCAGGCGCGGCAATTGCCGTCGGGGCGATAGTCCGGCGCCGGCGAATAGCAGAGATGCGGAATGTCGCGGCCCTGGCGTTTTGCGACCTGCCAGATCGTCTCGCCGGGGTTGGCCTCGACCTGCTTGCCGTCGAGCTCGAACGTAATCTTGGTCATTCGGCCGCTTCCTTGAACTCGTCAGGGAAATATTTGATCACGGAGGACAGCGGATTCGATGCCGCCTGTCCGAGCCCGCAGATCGAGGCATCGCGCATCGCCTGGCTCAATTCTTCCAGCAAGGCACGGTTCCAGACCGGCCTTTGCATCAGCAGCGCCGCCTTCTGGGTACCGACGCGACACGGCGTGCACTGACCGCAGCTCTCGTCCTCAAAGAACTTCATCAGGTTCAGTGCGGCTGCGCGCACACTGTCCTTGTGCGAGAGGATGACGATCGCGGCAGAGCCGATGAAGCAGCCGTATTTCTCCAGCGTGCCGAAATCGAGCGGGATGTCGTCCATCGATGCCGGCAGAATGCCACCGGACGCACCGCCCGGCAGATACGCGTAGAACTGATGGCCGTCGGCCATGCCGCCGCAATATTCCTCGATCAGCTCGCGCACGGTGATGCCTGATGGCGCGAGCTTCATGCCGGGATTCTTGACGCGGCCCGAGACCGAGAAGCTGCGCAGGCCATGACGCTCGTGGCGGCCATGGCCCTTCCACCACTCGGCACCCTTCTCGACGATGTCGCGCACCCACCACAGCGTCTCGATGTTGTTGATCAGCGTCGGAAGGCCGAACAGGCCGACCTGGAACGGATAAGGCGGCTTGTGCCTGGGCAGGCCGCGCTTGCCTTCGATGCTCTCCAGCAGCGAGGATTCCTCGCCGCAGATGTAAGCGCCGGCGCCGCGCCGCATGTGCAGCGTCGGCCCGCCCGGCGGAAGCTTTGCGATCTCGCGCTCGAGGATCTCGCGTGAGGCCGGATATTCGTCGCGCAGATAGATGTAGACGTCGCTCGCCTGCACCACATGTGCGCCGATCAGCATGCCCTCGATGAAGCGATGCGGATCGGTTTCGAGGTAATAGCGGTCCTTGAACGTGCCGGGCTCGCCCTCGTCGCCGTTGATCGCCATCAGCCGGGGCCCGGGTTCACCGAGCACCGCACGCCATTTGCGCCCGGTGGGGAAGCCGGCGCCGCCGAGTCCGCGCAGCGAAGCATCGTCGAGCGCTTTCAGGAGATCTTCCTTCGACAGCTCGCCCGAGCGCAGGCGGCCCAGCAGCTTGTAGCCGCCGCCGGCGACATAGGCCTCGTAGTCAACATATTTGGGCAGATGAGCGTGGGTGTCGCCGGCCTTGGCCGCCGCCATGACGTTGGCGACGGTGGCGTGGTCGACGAAATTGTGCCCGACCTCGGTGGCCGGCGCTGTGTCGCAGCGGCCGACGCAGGGCGCGCGCACGACGCGGATGCCGGGACCTGACGCGCTCTGCAGATCCGCGAGCAGCTTCTCGCCGCCAAGCATCGCGCAGGTGAGCGAATCGCAGACGCGGATCGTCAGCGGGGGAATGTCGGGCTCACCTTCCTTCACCACGTCGAAATGCGCGTAGAAGGTCGCGGTCTCGAACACCTCGGCGAAGGCGAGCTTCATCTCATCGGCGAGCGCGGCCAGATGCGCCGCCGAGATCTGGTGGTACGTGTCCTGGATCAGGTGCAGATATTCGATCAAGAGATCGCGCCGCCGCGGCCTGTCGCCGAGCAACAGCTCGATCTCGTGCGCGGCCGTGGGATCGACCTGCCGCCCTTTGGGGGTCGCCTTGGCGCGTCGGCGTCCCTCACCGGGATGCTCGAAGGAGCGGACCTTGTGCACGTCCTCGTGGCTCATCGATTCGTCTCGATCTCGTCTTTTAGAACGGCTCCACTTCTAACCCCTGGCATGCCAGATGCCAAGCGGATTATCACGCTGGCGGAAGCGGTTAGCTGCACGGCTCAGGCGGAGCCCAAGACAACCCCGGAGTGCTGCCCCGGACACGGCTTTGCGTTTCGTCTAACGGGCCCATTGATGGAGCGAAGCCCGAATTGGCCGGGAGATCAATAAAGGTGTCCCATGCTGCGATAGCGAAGCCCTATCGAATGCGCAGTCCGAGGCTACGGCGGGAGCACAAGGCCGCCGCCGGGAACATTCGCCTTTCTAAAGGGCGTCGCTCTTTTCAACCAGGAACACGATGCGCGCCTCGTTGCGCTCGGTGATCTCGACCTTGTCGCCGGTCTCGCGGATCAGATTCGGGATGTCGATCACCGAGAGCGGATCGGTGCAGTGAACTTCCAGCTGGTCGCCTGCCTTGAGCGGCTTGAGCGCCTTGCGCGTCTTGAGCGCCGGCAGCGGGCATTTCAGCCCGGTGAGATCGAGTGTCGTCCTGGTCATGGCCGCACCATGGCGGGGTGGAACGGCTGCGTCAACGCGGGAGGATCAGATCAGGCCGGCGTAGGGCAGGAAGCCCACGTCCTGCCCCGGCTCGACATTCGTGATGTCCTCGTCGAGCTCGACGAGGCCGTCGGTCTCGACCAGCGAGGACAACAGCCCGGCCCCTTCGCGCGGGAACTTGATCGCCTCGAGCCCGCCGTCCTGCGCGCGCCGCAGCGAGGCGCGCACATATTCACGCCGCCCGGCCTTCTTCTTGTAGGTGAACGCCGCGCGCAGCGGGATGGGCAAGAGCGGCTCCGGCAAGGCGCCCGACAGCGCCAACACCGTCGGTCGCACCACGTGGACGAATGTCACGAAGCTCGCGACGGGATTGCCGGGCAATCCGATCAGCGGTGTGCCGTCGATGATGCCCATCGCCACGGGACGACCGGGCTTGATCGCCATCCGCCACAGCACCAGCGAGCCGATGCTCTCCACCGCCGCCTTGACGTGATCCTCCTCCCCGGTCGAGACGCCGCCGGTGGTGAGGATCAGGTCATGGTCGCCCGCAACCTGCTTCAGGCCGCTCGCAAGCGAACTGCGCTCGTCGCGCAGAATGCCGAGATCGCTGACCTCGCAGCCGAGCCGCCGCAGCATCGCCATCAGCATGAAGCGGTTGGAATCGAACAGCTGCGAGGCGGCGCGCGGCTCGCCGGGCGAGGCGAGCTCGTCGCCGGTCGAGAACACGGCGACACGGATGCGCCTGACGACGTCGAGCCTTGTCAGCCCGAACGCGGCGGCAAGGGCGACATGCTGCGGCCGCAGGCGCTGGCCGGCGCGGAGCGCGACCTGACCTTGCGCAATGTCCTCGCCTGCAGGCCGGACATTGGCCCCACGCTTCAGCCCCGGCGGCAACACGATCCTGCCTGAAGCATCGATGCGGACGTCCTCCTGCATGAAGACGGTCCCCGCATCCGGCGGCATCGGCGCGCCAGTGAAGATGCGCGCGGTGTGGCCGGGCTTGATCGGCGCTTGCGCAAGTCCGCCGGCCTGGATGCGGCCGTCGAGCGGGAACGCCTGTTCCGCCCTTGCCGGAAGGTCGGCGTTGCGCACGGCGTAACCGTCGACCGCGGAGTTGGTGAACGGCGGCAGCGGCAAGGGTGCGGCCACATCGCGCGCCAGCACGCGCCCGTCGGCATCGACCAGCGCCACCGTCTCGAGATCGACGATCGCGTTGACACGCGTCGTGATGAGGCCGACGGCTTCGTCGACCGACATCATCGGGCCGCCGAAGGCAAAGCAATCGTCCGACAGTTGCGCCATGGTGCCTCGTCAGCGTATCGCGGTGCTTCTTGCCACCGCTTCCTCGATCGGCATCGCCGCCCGAAGCAGCAACGCGGCGACGGCGGGGATATCATCGAGATGGACGGTCGGCAGCCGGGTTTCAACCGCGACGTCGCTCGCAATCCCCGCTATCCCGGGATCGTCCGGAAACAGCAGCGGTTTGCCGTTGGCGGCGCGATGCACTTCGATCTTGCGATGCGGCTCGCGCTTGAAGCCCTCGACCACGACGAGATCGACCGCGGAGAGCTTCTCGAGCAGCTCCGGCAGCCGCGGCTCCGCCGCCCCGCGCAACTCACGCATCAGCGCCCAGCGCTTCGACGAGGCGACCAGCACCTCCGCCGCGCCGGCCTCGCGATGGCGCCAGGAATCCTTGCCGGGCACGTCGACGTCGAACTGGTGATGCGCATGCTTGATCACGGAGACGCGCAGGCCTTGCGCGCTGAAATGCGGGATCAGCCGCGTCAACAGCGTGGTCTTGCCCGCACCGCTCCATCCTGCAAGGCCGATGACTTTCATTCGAGGTCTCTTTTCCAGCAACCAGCGCTCGCCGATGGAACCACCATCCCCTCCCCGTCATTGCGAGCGGAGCGAAGCAATCCAGACTGCCGCGGAAAGATTCTGGATTGCTTCGCTCCGCTCGCAATGACGAGCGGAGCCATTTTGCCCATTCCCGGCCATGCTTATATCGGCTTGACCCGAATGTCATGCTAACCTCGGCGCCATGATGAAGATCGACAAAGCCCCGGTGCCCCTGATCGTCCCCAATCCGGACGACCCGCGCCTGACCCAGAGCGTGACCGGCACCGACCAGACCGGCGCCAGGGTCGAGATCAAGGTGCCGATGGAGCGGCCACTGACGCTCTATTTGAATGCGCAGGAGATCGTCACCATGATGACGATCGGCGACTATCCGGAATATCTGGCGCTCGGCTATCTGCTGAACCAGAACATGCTGAAATATAACGACGTGGTCACCGAGGTCGAATACGACGACGACCTCCAGGTGGTCGTCGTGCGCACCTCACATCACACCAATTTCGAGGCCAAGCTGAAGAAGCGCACGCAGACCTCGGGCTGCGCACAGGGCACCGCCTTCGGCGACCTCTTGGAGGCGGTCGAGAGCGTCGCGCTGCCCAAGGCCGAGCTGCGCACCTCCTGGCTCTACCAGATGACGCAGACCATCAACACCATGCCCTCGCTTTATCTGGAGGCCGGCGCGATCCATGGCTGCGTGCTGTGCAAGGAGGGCACCCCCCTCTGCTACACCGAGGACGTCGGCCGCCACAACGCCGTCGACAAAATCGCCGGCTGGATGTACCGCCACGGCGTCGACGCGTCCGACAAGATCCTCTACACCACCGGACGCCTCACCTCGGAGATGGTGATCAAGACCGTGCGCATGGGCATTCCGATCCTGGTGTCGCGCTCCGGCTTCACCGCCTGGGGAGTCGATCTCGCAAGGCAGGTCGGCCTGACGCTGGTCGGACGCACACGCGGCAAGCGCTTCATCGCGCTCGCAGGCGAAGAACGCATCGTCTACGACCAGAACCTCGCTTATGTCGAAGAGGAATCGGCCAAGCACAAGCGCAAGGGTGAAGGCGGTGAAGACTGACGTGTCCGCGGCGCATGTTCCGCCGACTCTCGGCGTGCTGCTCGCCGGCGGGCTCGCGCGGCGCATGGGCGGCGGCGACAAGCCGATGCGCAGCATCGGCGGCCGCACCATTCTGGAACGCGTGATCGCGCGCCTTTCGCCCCAGTGCAGCGGGCTGATCCTCAACGCCAACGGCGATCCCGCCCGCTTTGCCGCGTTCGGCCTGCAGGTCGTCGCCGACGACGTGCCGGGCTACCCCGGCCCCCTCGCCGGCATCCTCGCGGCGCTCGACTGGGCCGCGGCGAACAGTCCGGAGATCGAATGGGTGCTCAGCGCCGCCGGCGACTGCCCTTTCCTGCCGCGCGATCTCGTCGCGCGCCTGCATGAGGTGCGCGCGCGTGAGAACGCGCAGCTTGCGGTCGCCGCGTCAGGCGCGCAGTCGCATCCGGTGATCGGCCTGTGGCGTGTCGCCTTGCGCGAGGAGCTGCG from Bradyrhizobium sp. CB1015 harbors:
- a CDS encoding GntR family transcriptional regulator — its product is MATRQAKAGGTIARGGGVALGEAVFRSLCEALQAGSYRAGDRLREEEVAQRLKVSRTPVREALGRLAARGFVAPAGGRGLIVRNLDISEVLELYAMREIMEGAAAHLAAEHASPPEIAALRDIEQAFVEASATDAAEMARLNRAFHETICRAARNRYLDNASRELQDWIALLGPTTFTVTGRPKTSHGEHQAIIAAIAARDGDKAEKLARAHIREALRCRLKLLQKQ
- a CDS encoding HupE/UreJ family protein, producing the protein MRWPLFLWLQVLLCLPAEAHQINLVTARVALAGDRTVSVELGLKGSDLDRLIGSRIYDARQDAVDPAAVEAARARILEYLDRHLVVTGGGTACPRRDAAVLPDGDGVIYRTSIACANAPGDIVYRSTVLTEQDKTARQVVLIAQGRSEAQALLDAATTTVTLSTAPPSLFSTAQRYLVAGIEHIFLGYDHIAFLVAIVLWARRLVPVIKIVTAFTIAHSLTLSLAALNVLVIPSRIVEPAIAASIVFVAVENFFSRDVDRRWRVAFLFGLIHGFGFAGALREIGLPSDAIVPALAAFNVGVEIGQIAIVALMLPALGALDRLSAVGREEPARAARLVYAMSRGIGLLGGYWLLTRMFEA
- the ybaK gene encoding Cys-tRNA(Pro) deacylase; amino-acid sequence: MSKVTPATRALTAAGVAFTVHTYDYDPDAESIGLQAAAALGEDPARVLKTLMALVDGKPVCVVVPSDQEVSMKKLAAAASGKSAQMMKPPEAERVTGYKVGGISPFGQRKQVGTVIEQSALTHDLVYLNGGQRGLQVRLKPTDVRNVLKAAVADVLA
- the fdhF gene encoding formate dehydrogenase subunit alpha is translated as MTKITFELDGKQVEANPGETIWQVAKRQGRDIPHLCYSPAPDYRPDGNCRACMVEIEGERVLAASCKRTPSVGMKVKTESARATAAQKMVMELLVADQPARETSHDPDSKFWHWAETTGVTESRFPAAERWATDASHPAMRVNLDACIQCGLCVRACREVQVNDVIGMAYRNAGAKIVFDFDDPMGESTCVACGECVQACPTGALMPAVMLDDKQTRVTYADRKVDSLCPFCGVGCQVTYEVKDEKVIYAEGRDGPANHNRLCVKGRFGFDYIHHPHRLTKPLVRLPNAKKDANDQVDPANPFTHFREASWEEALDIAAQGLVKIRDEKGVKALAGFGSAKGSNEEAYLFQKLVRTGFGSNNVDHCTRLCHASSVAALFEGLSSGAVSAPFSAAMDAEVIVVIGANPTVNHPVAATFIKNAVKQNGAKLFVMDPRRQALSRHATRHLQFKPGSDVAMLNAMINTIITEGLTDDQYIAGYTEGFEDLKEKIKEFTPEKMEPICGIPAQTLREVARTYARAKSSIIFWGMGISQHVHGTDNARCLIALALITGQVGRPGTGLHPLRGQNNVQGASDAGLIPMFLPDYQPVGRDDLRGAFEKLWQQDLDPVRGLTVVEIMNAIHAGEITGMYIEGENPAMSDPDLQHAREALAMLDHLVVQDLFVTETAFHADVILPASAFAEKDGSFTNTDRRVQLARQVIKPPGDARQDLWIIEEIGKRMGLPWNYSGPGDVYTEMAELMPSLKNISWERLVREGAVTYPADAPDKPGNEIIFTTGFPTASGRGKIVPAKVIPPDEIPDDEYPMVLSTGRVLEHWHTGSMTRRAQVLDQIEPEAVAFMSPKDMRKKKLVPGDFIRLETRRGAVEVKVRSDRDVPENMVFMPFCYAEAAANLLTNPALDPFGKIPEFKFCAARAERAEMRDAAE
- a CDS encoding NADH-ubiquinone oxidoreductase-F iron-sulfur binding region domain-containing protein, which codes for MSHEDVHKVRSFEHPGEGRRRAKATPKGRQVDPTAAHEIELLLGDRPRRRDLLIEYLHLIQDTYHQISAAHLAALADEMKLAFAEVFETATFYAHFDVVKEGEPDIPPLTIRVCDSLTCAMLGGEKLLADLQSASGPGIRVVRAPCVGRCDTAPATEVGHNFVDHATVANVMAAAKAGDTHAHLPKYVDYEAYVAGGGYKLLGRLRSGELSKEDLLKALDDASLRGLGGAGFPTGRKWRAVLGEPGPRLMAINGDEGEPGTFKDRYYLETDPHRFIEGMLIGAHVVQASDVYIYLRDEYPASREILEREIAKLPPGGPTLHMRRGAGAYICGEESSLLESIEGKRGLPRHKPPYPFQVGLFGLPTLINNIETLWWVRDIVEKGAEWWKGHGRHERHGLRSFSVSGRVKNPGMKLAPSGITVRELIEEYCGGMADGHQFYAYLPGGASGGILPASMDDIPLDFGTLEKYGCFIGSAAIVILSHKDSVRAAALNLMKFFEDESCGQCTPCRVGTQKAALLMQRPVWNRALLEELSQAMRDASICGLGQAASNPLSSVIKYFPDEFKEAAE
- a CDS encoding sulfurtransferase TusA family protein, producing the protein MTRTTLDLTGLKCPLPALKTRKALKPLKAGDQLEVHCTDPLSVIDIPNLIRETGDKVEITERNEARIVFLVEKSDAL
- the glp gene encoding gephyrin-like molybdotransferase Glp; protein product: MAQLSDDCFAFGGPMMSVDEAVGLITTRVNAIVDLETVALVDADGRVLARDVAAPLPLPPFTNSAVDGYAVRNADLPARAEQAFPLDGRIQAGGLAQAPIKPGHTARIFTGAPMPPDAGTVFMQEDVRIDASGRIVLPPGLKRGANVRPAGEDIAQGQVALRAGQRLRPQHVALAAAFGLTRLDVVRRIRVAVFSTGDELASPGEPRAASQLFDSNRFMLMAMLRRLGCEVSDLGILRDERSSLASGLKQVAGDHDLILTTGGVSTGEEDHVKAAVESIGSLVLWRMAIKPGRPVAMGIIDGTPLIGLPGNPVASFVTFVHVVRPTVLALSGALPEPLLPIPLRAAFTYKKKAGRREYVRASLRRAQDGGLEAIKFPREGAGLLSSLVETDGLVELDEDITNVEPGQDVGFLPYAGLI
- the mobB gene encoding molybdopterin-guanine dinucleotide biosynthesis protein B, coding for MKVIGLAGWSGAGKTTLLTRLIPHFSAQGLRVSVIKHAHHQFDVDVPGKDSWRHREAGAAEVLVASSKRWALMRELRGAAEPRLPELLEKLSAVDLVVVEGFKREPHRKIEVHRAANGKPLLFPDDPGIAGIASDVAVETRLPTVHLDDIPAVAALLLRAAMPIEEAVARSTAIR
- the fdhD gene encoding formate dehydrogenase accessory sulfurtransferase FdhD; amino-acid sequence: MMKIDKAPVPLIVPNPDDPRLTQSVTGTDQTGARVEIKVPMERPLTLYLNAQEIVTMMTIGDYPEYLALGYLLNQNMLKYNDVVTEVEYDDDLQVVVVRTSHHTNFEAKLKKRTQTSGCAQGTAFGDLLEAVESVALPKAELRTSWLYQMTQTINTMPSLYLEAGAIHGCVLCKEGTPLCYTEDVGRHNAVDKIAGWMYRHGVDASDKILYTTGRLTSEMVIKTVRMGIPILVSRSGFTAWGVDLARQVGLTLVGRTRGKRFIALAGEERIVYDQNLAYVEEESAKHKRKGEGGED
- the mobA gene encoding molybdenum cofactor guanylyltransferase MobA, which gives rise to MGGGDKPMRSIGGRTILERVIARLSPQCSGLILNANGDPARFAAFGLQVVADDVPGYPGPLAGILAALDWAAANSPEIEWVLSAAGDCPFLPRDLVARLHEVRARENAQLAVAASGAQSHPVIGLWRVALREELRHALVVEDLRKIDRWTARYPLATVTWPNEPLDPFFNANTVEDIAEAERLAALDDAS